A single genomic interval of Spirosoma taeanense harbors:
- a CDS encoding glycoside hydrolase family 9 protein gives MLLSFISGLRVSGQSLSETIRLNQLGYYPNADKIAVVVGDAQGPFQLTTPDGKKVVFTGILSAPRQNGISGKTTRTADFSAFTKIGSYVVVIPGVGHSYPFDIRPDVHRALAIGAIKGFYYQRTGIDLPAKYAGQWARPAGHPDTRVLIHPSAASPGRPAGTVISSPRGWYDAGDYNKYIVNSGITMGTLLSLCEDFPDYANKLNTNIPESGNKIPDVLDEALWNLRWMLTMQDPADGGVYHKLTNPSFDGMIMPDKAIKDRYVIAKSITATLDFAAVMAQANRVLKPYTRELPGLADSCLSAAVKAWTWAKANPTMAYSQQAMNTRFDPDVTTGGYEDRDASDEWLWAAAELYVTTKDDAYYKAVNFFPDSRTPLPSWPQVRSLAYYTLARSGNNLTAVGKNDLPKVKQHLTSLADSLIAGANQQAFQTVMGKSAKDFIWGSSAEAANQGIALIQAYRLTDSPNRNQYLRYALSNLDYLLGRNAVGYSFVTGFGDKTPMHPHHRPSIADGIEAPVPGLLSGGTNANAARQDKCPGYMTTVADEVYLDADCSYASNEIAINWNAPLVYLTAALEALQKNLNVTSVQTSTNSVR, from the coding sequence TGATGCACAGGGGCCGTTTCAGCTCACCACCCCGGATGGAAAAAAAGTCGTTTTTACCGGCATTCTGAGTGCCCCCCGGCAGAACGGCATCTCCGGAAAAACGACACGCACCGCCGATTTTTCAGCCTTCACAAAAATAGGCAGCTACGTCGTTGTCATTCCGGGCGTCGGTCACTCCTACCCGTTCGACATTCGCCCGGACGTTCACCGTGCGCTAGCAATTGGAGCCATCAAAGGGTTTTACTACCAACGAACTGGTATCGATCTGCCCGCGAAATATGCCGGACAGTGGGCACGACCGGCGGGTCACCCCGACACGCGCGTGCTGATTCATCCGTCGGCGGCTTCGCCCGGTCGTCCGGCCGGAACGGTCATTTCCTCACCCCGGGGCTGGTATGATGCCGGCGATTATAACAAGTATATTGTCAACTCCGGCATTACGATGGGGACACTACTTTCGCTTTGCGAAGACTTCCCGGATTACGCGAACAAGTTAAACACCAACATTCCCGAAAGCGGCAACAAAATCCCCGACGTGCTCGACGAAGCACTCTGGAATCTGCGCTGGATGTTGACCATGCAGGACCCGGCCGATGGGGGAGTGTACCACAAGCTGACCAACCCCAGCTTCGACGGCATGATTATGCCCGACAAAGCGATTAAAGACCGTTACGTAATCGCCAAGAGTATTACCGCTACGCTCGACTTTGCGGCCGTGATGGCGCAGGCAAATCGCGTTCTGAAGCCGTATACCCGCGAACTCCCCGGCCTGGCCGACTCCTGTTTGTCGGCGGCCGTCAAAGCCTGGACCTGGGCGAAAGCAAACCCGACGATGGCCTATAGCCAGCAGGCTATGAACACCCGCTTCGATCCGGACGTAACGACCGGCGGCTACGAAGATCGCGACGCCAGCGATGAGTGGCTATGGGCCGCTGCCGAGTTATACGTAACTACGAAGGACGACGCTTATTACAAGGCCGTTAACTTCTTCCCGGACAGTCGGACGCCCCTTCCCTCCTGGCCGCAGGTCCGGTCGCTCGCTTACTACACGCTGGCACGTTCGGGCAACAACCTGACGGCCGTTGGCAAAAATGATCTGCCGAAGGTAAAACAGCACCTGACCAGCCTGGCCGATTCGCTGATTGCCGGAGCTAATCAACAGGCGTTTCAGACCGTAATGGGCAAGTCGGCAAAGGATTTTATCTGGGGAAGCAGCGCCGAAGCCGCCAATCAGGGCATTGCGCTTATTCAGGCGTATCGGCTGACGGATTCTCCGAACCGCAATCAATATCTCCGCTACGCGCTGAGCAACCTCGATTATCTGCTGGGCCGTAATGCCGTTGGCTATTCGTTCGTGACGGGCTTTGGCGACAAAACACCTATGCATCCGCACCACCGTCCATCCATTGCCGATGGTATTGAGGCTCCGGTACCGGGACTACTCTCCGGCGGAACCAACGCCAATGCCGCCCGGCAGGACAAATGTCCGGGCTACATGACCACTGTTGCTGATGAGGTGTATCTGGATGCCGACTGTTCCTACGCGTCCAATGAAATCGCTATTAACTGGAACGCCCCGCTCGTTTATCTGACCGCTGCGCTGGAAGCCCTGCAGAAAAACCTGAACGTTACGTCGGTCCAAACCAGTACAAATTCAGTTCGATAA